In Comamonas sp. lk, the following proteins share a genomic window:
- a CDS encoding beta-propeller fold lactonase family protein, whose amino-acid sequence MALVVIGGAAMWWSASSGSGLKSVEVAAPQAASQTPSAAAGNARASLPATSAPQPTTGVVAAAAAQSVQGPTPIFVLNSLDATISVIDPVTWKEQSRIPTGKEPHHLYLTPDEKSLVVANALGDTLTLVDPRTGAVQRVIRDIVDPYHLRFSPDMKWFITAANRLNHIDFYRWDAATQTPTLVKRVSTGKTPSHLFIDAQSKTLYSTMQDSDALVAIDIATQTIKSRVPTGAMPADLYGSPDGKKLFIGLTGSDAVEVFDITGAEPRSVGLIKTAAGAHAFRAAGDNRHLYVSNRVANTISKIDMVTDQVVANYPAPGGPDCMDVSADGRYIFVASRWARKLSVIDTVEKKVVNQVNVGKSPHGVWTLSHAAR is encoded by the coding sequence TTGGCGCTGGTTGTCATCGGTGGTGCCGCCATGTGGTGGAGCGCATCTTCCGGGTCAGGACTCAAATCGGTGGAGGTCGCTGCACCCCAGGCTGCAAGCCAGACACCGTCGGCTGCAGCGGGCAATGCGCGGGCATCCTTGCCTGCGACTTCTGCCCCGCAGCCAACCACTGGCGTGGTGGCCGCAGCAGCGGCCCAGTCGGTTCAAGGACCAACGCCCATCTTCGTGCTCAATTCGCTGGATGCCACCATCAGCGTGATCGACCCGGTGACGTGGAAGGAGCAATCGCGCATTCCCACCGGCAAGGAGCCGCACCATCTGTATCTGACGCCTGACGAAAAATCGCTGGTCGTGGCCAATGCGCTGGGCGATACGCTGACCTTGGTGGATCCGCGTACAGGCGCCGTGCAGCGCGTGATCCGCGACATCGTCGACCCCTATCACCTGCGCTTTTCGCCAGACATGAAGTGGTTCATCACCGCAGCTAACCGCTTGAACCATATCGACTTCTACCGCTGGGATGCGGCCACGCAGACGCCGACCCTGGTCAAGCGCGTGTCTACGGGCAAGACGCCCAGCCATCTGTTCATCGATGCGCAAAGCAAGACGCTGTACTCCACCATGCAAGATAGCGATGCGCTGGTGGCCATCGACATCGCGACCCAGACCATCAAGTCCCGCGTGCCCACAGGCGCCATGCCGGCAGATTTGTACGGCAGCCCCGACGGCAAGAAGCTGTTCATCGGCCTGACCGGCAGCGATGCCGTTGAAGTGTTTGACATCACCGGTGCCGAGCCGCGCAGTGTGGGCCTGATCAAGACGGCTGCCGGTGCGCATGCCTTCCGCGCTGCCGGAGACAACCGCCATCTCTACGTAAGCAATCGTGTGGCCAATACCATCAGCAAGATCGATATGGTGACCGATCAGGTTGTGGCCAATTACCCGGCTCCCGGCGGCCCTGACTGCATGGATGTGTCTGCCGATGGCCGCTACATCTTTGTGGCCTCGCGTTGGGCGCGCAAACTCTCCGTGATCGACACGGTGGAGAAGAAAGTGGTCAATCAGGTCAATGTGGGCAAGTCGCCCCACGGTGTCTGGACACTGTCCCACGCCGCGCGCTGA
- a CDS encoding ATP phosphoribosyltransferase regulatory subunit, producing the protein MSAWVLPDHIADVLPSEARHIEELRRGLLDTARSYGYELVMPPMLEYLDSLLTGTGEALAIQTSKLVDQLSGRTMGLRADMTQQVARIDAHLLNRQGVTRLCYCGPVVHARPDRPRATREPFQFGAEIYGHAGLEADLEALHLALDCLKGAGVKDIIVDLADVRIVRSLLAGVMADEQQLRAVHGALASKDATELARLTADFPQASREGLMALLQLYGGMDVLDKAEKQLQSIAGVREVLSHLRWLTQRLQGVKISFDLADLRGYSYYSGTRFAIYVPGGSDALVRGGRYDEVGAVYGRTRPAAGFSLDIKQLVAVVPERPLKAAIRAPWGDDVQVAAAIAALRQHGETVVCVLPGHESEVDEFHCDRELANIGGQWVVQAI; encoded by the coding sequence ATGTCCGCTTGGGTCCTGCCGGATCACATTGCCGATGTACTGCCCTCTGAGGCCCGGCACATCGAAGAATTGCGTCGAGGACTGCTCGATACTGCGCGCAGCTACGGCTATGAGCTTGTCATGCCGCCCATGCTGGAGTACCTGGACTCCTTGCTCACGGGTACTGGCGAAGCGCTTGCAATCCAAACCAGCAAACTGGTCGATCAGCTCTCTGGTCGCACCATGGGCTTGCGCGCCGATATGACGCAGCAGGTTGCTCGTATCGACGCTCATCTGCTCAACCGCCAGGGCGTGACACGCCTGTGCTATTGCGGCCCTGTGGTGCATGCGCGCCCCGATAGGCCGCGGGCCACGCGTGAGCCTTTCCAGTTTGGCGCTGAAATCTACGGTCATGCAGGCCTGGAGGCCGATCTGGAAGCGCTGCACCTGGCACTCGATTGTCTGAAGGGCGCTGGCGTCAAAGACATCATTGTCGACTTGGCCGATGTGCGCATTGTGCGCAGCCTGCTGGCTGGCGTGATGGCCGATGAGCAGCAGCTGCGTGCCGTGCACGGAGCCCTAGCCTCCAAGGATGCCACCGAGCTGGCACGCCTGACTGCGGATTTCCCGCAGGCCTCGCGCGAAGGCTTGATGGCCTTGCTGCAGCTGTACGGCGGCATGGATGTGCTGGACAAGGCTGAAAAACAGCTGCAGTCCATTGCTGGTGTACGTGAGGTGCTATCGCATTTGCGTTGGCTGACGCAGCGTCTGCAGGGCGTGAAGATCAGCTTCGATCTGGCTGATCTGCGCGGCTACTCCTATTACAGCGGCACGCGCTTTGCGATCTATGTGCCCGGCGGCAGCGATGCGCTGGTGCGCGGTGGCCGCTATGACGAGGTGGGCGCCGTCTATGGTCGCACCCGTCCCGCTGCAGGCTTCAGCCTGGATATCAAACAACTGGTGGCTGTCGTGCCCGAGCGTCCGCTCAAGGCTGCCATCCGCGCCCCCTGGGGTGATGACGTGCAAGTGGCTGCGGCCATTGCCGCGTTGCGCCAGCATGGCGAGACGGTAGTCTGCGTACTGCCTGGGCATGAAAGCGAAGTGGACGAGTTCCACTGCGACCGTGAGCTCGCCAACATCGGTGGGCAATGGGTCGTGCAAGCCATTTAA
- the hflC gene encoding protease modulator HflC: protein MNRIGFFVTSILVLLALLSSTLFVVDQRQFGVVYALGQIKEVITEPGLNWKMPPPFQNVRYIDKRLLTLDSTDTEPMLTAEKQRVVIDWYVRWRISEPSEYIRNVGLDESAGAMQLNRVVRNAFQEEINRRTVRELLSSKREALMADVKREVLETVRGAKPWGVDVVDVRITRVDYAETITESVYRRMEAERKRVANELRSTGAAEGEKIRAEADRQRDITIANAYRDAQKIKGEGDAEAARVYAESFGKDPQFAQFYRSLEAYKESFSKKSDVLVLDPSQTDFFKAYRSGGAAAK from the coding sequence GTGAATCGAATTGGATTTTTTGTCACCAGCATTCTGGTTTTGCTGGCTTTGTTGAGCTCCACCCTGTTTGTGGTGGATCAGCGCCAGTTTGGCGTGGTCTATGCCCTGGGTCAGATCAAGGAAGTGATCACCGAGCCGGGCCTGAACTGGAAGATGCCTCCTCCGTTTCAGAATGTGCGTTACATCGACAAGCGCCTGCTGACGCTGGACAGCACCGATACCGAGCCCATGCTGACGGCTGAAAAGCAGCGCGTGGTCATCGACTGGTATGTGCGCTGGCGCATCTCCGAGCCTTCGGAATACATCCGTAACGTGGGCCTGGATGAGTCGGCCGGTGCCATGCAGCTCAACCGCGTGGTGCGCAATGCCTTCCAGGAAGAAATCAACCGTCGCACTGTGCGCGAGCTGCTTTCCTCCAAGCGTGAAGCGTTGATGGCTGACGTCAAGCGCGAAGTGCTGGAAACCGTTCGCGGTGCCAAGCCCTGGGGTGTGGACGTGGTCGATGTGCGCATCACCCGCGTCGATTACGCCGAGACCATTACCGAGTCTGTTTACCGACGCATGGAAGCCGAGCGCAAGCGCGTTGCCAATGAGCTGCGCTCCACCGGCGCTGCCGAAGGTGAAAAGATTCGTGCCGAAGCCGATCGCCAGCGTGACATCACGATCGCCAATGCCTACCGTGATGCCCAAAAGATCAAGGGTGAGGGCGATGCCGAAGCGGCGCGCGTGTATGCCGAATCCTTTGGCAAGGATCCGCAATTCGCTCAGTTCTATCGCAGCCTGGAAGCCTACAAGGAGAGCTTCTCCAAGAAGAGCGATGTGCTGGTGCTGGACCCCTCGCAAACCGACTTCTTCAAGGCTTATCGCAGCGGTGGCGCTGCTGCCAAGTAA
- the hflK gene encoding FtsH protease activity modulator HflK: protein MNFSQRVHRWAVLPQRIRGMFNLNDPRWGRGDNNNEESPRPADNERPEPPPAAPDQQRPRPPSSQQGQPPDLEEVWRDLNRKLSGLFGGKPGGPGLPPSRNGGQPAEPFNAGKGVFLIAGVAVLIWLGTGFFIVQEGQQAVITQFGKYKSTVGAGFNWRLPYPVQKQELVYVSQIRSADVGSDNIVRSTGLRESAMLTEDENIVEIKFAVQYRLSDARAWLFESRSPSEAVIQVAESAVREVVGKMRMDTALADERDQIAPRVRELMQTILDRYKVGVEIVGINMQQGGVRPPEQVQASFDDVLKAGQERERAKNEAQAYANDVVPRATGSASRLTEEAAAYKGRIVAQAQGDASRFSSLVAEYQKAPQVTRDRLYLESMQQIYSNVTKVLVESRQGSNLLYLPLDKIMQGVGGNAAAAAEAPAAAGGTAAPAATRTTPSPAADSRARDARSRERESR, encoded by the coding sequence ATGAATTTTTCACAACGCGTCCATCGCTGGGCGGTGCTGCCACAACGTATTCGCGGGATGTTCAATCTGAACGATCCACGCTGGGGTCGTGGCGATAACAACAACGAAGAGAGTCCCCGTCCTGCGGACAATGAACGTCCGGAGCCGCCACCCGCTGCTCCCGATCAGCAACGTCCCCGTCCTCCTTCGTCCCAGCAAGGCCAGCCGCCGGATCTGGAAGAAGTGTGGCGTGATCTCAATCGCAAGCTCTCAGGTCTGTTCGGCGGCAAGCCGGGTGGTCCTGGTCTGCCACCCAGTCGCAATGGCGGCCAGCCTGCCGAGCCTTTCAATGCCGGAAAAGGTGTCTTCCTGATCGCCGGCGTTGCCGTGCTGATCTGGCTGGGAACCGGCTTTTTCATCGTGCAGGAAGGCCAGCAGGCCGTCATTACCCAGTTCGGCAAGTACAAGAGCACGGTGGGTGCGGGCTTCAACTGGCGTCTGCCTTACCCCGTGCAAAAGCAGGAGTTGGTGTACGTGTCCCAGATTCGCTCGGCGGATGTGGGTAGCGACAACATCGTGCGCAGCACCGGCTTGCGTGAATCGGCCATGCTGACCGAAGACGAGAACATCGTCGAGATCAAGTTTGCCGTGCAGTACCGTCTGAGCGATGCGCGTGCCTGGTTGTTTGAAAGTCGCAGTCCCTCCGAGGCTGTGATTCAGGTGGCGGAGTCTGCCGTGCGCGAAGTCGTGGGCAAGATGCGAATGGATACCGCGCTGGCCGATGAGCGCGACCAGATTGCGCCGCGTGTGCGCGAGCTGATGCAAACCATTCTGGACCGCTACAAGGTGGGTGTGGAAATCGTGGGCATCAACATGCAGCAAGGCGGCGTGCGTCCGCCTGAGCAGGTGCAAGCCTCGTTCGATGATGTGCTCAAGGCTGGACAAGAGCGCGAGCGCGCCAAGAACGAAGCCCAGGCCTATGCCAACGACGTTGTTCCTCGTGCCACGGGCTCTGCTTCGCGTCTGACGGAGGAAGCTGCTGCTTACAAGGGCCGCATTGTGGCTCAGGCGCAAGGTGATGCCTCGCGTTTCAGCTCGCTGGTTGCCGAGTATCAGAAGGCGCCCCAGGTCACACGCGATCGCCTGTATCTGGAATCCATGCAGCAGATCTACAGCAATGTGACCAAGGTCTTGGTGGAATCCCGTCAGGGCTCCAACCTGCTGTATTTGCCGCTGGACAAAATCATGCAAGGCGTTGGCGGCAATGCAGCCGCTGCGGCTGAGGCTCCGGCCGCTGCCGGCGGTACGGCAGCCCCTGCGGCAACGCGTACAACACCCAGCCCGGCTGCAGACAGCCGGGCCCGTGATGCCCGCAGCCGTGAACGCGAATCGCGCTAG
- the hfq gene encoding RNA chaperone Hfq, with translation MSNKGQLLQDPFLNALRREHVPVSIYLVNGIKLQGQIESFDQYVVLLRNTVTQMVYKHAISTIVPGRAVNFSAAATAENEAPAA, from the coding sequence GTGAGCAACAAAGGCCAACTCCTCCAAGACCCGTTCCTGAACGCACTGCGTCGTGAACACGTGCCGGTTTCCATCTATCTGGTGAACGGCATCAAGCTGCAAGGCCAAATCGAATCCTTTGACCAATATGTGGTGCTGCTGCGCAACACCGTGACCCAGATGGTCTACAAGCACGCCATCTCCACCATCGTTCCCGGCCGCGCCGTGAATTTCTCTGCTGCAGCTACAGCTGAAAACGAAGCGCCTGCTGCTTGA
- the hflX gene encoding GTPase HflX, whose translation MSSESFERAASAPVLLVGVDFGVPHFDDELEELGLLAQTAGLLPVARLTCKRKAPDAALFVGSGKADEIRMLADMHGAKEVWFDQSLSPAQQRNLERHIQMPVNDRTMLILEIFAQRARSHEGKLQVELARLQYISTRLVRRWSHLERQAGGIGGRGGPGEKQMELDRRMIDESIKRTKERLKKVKKQRSTQRRQRARRDVFNISLVGYTNAGKSTLFNAMVKARAYAADQLFATLDTTTRQMYLTEAEVSVSLSDTVGFIRDLPHGLVDAFQATLQEAIDADLLLHVIDASNPGFPEQIQQVQKVLGEIGADDVPQILVFNKLDAIDPERQPAALQDVYELDGVQVPRVFVSARSGQGLAQLRQLLAERVLQAREEAGRAEQEARGDESWMPPESDEPY comes from the coding sequence TTGAGTTCTGAATCTTTTGAACGAGCCGCGTCTGCGCCAGTACTGCTGGTCGGCGTGGATTTTGGCGTTCCCCATTTCGATGACGAGCTGGAGGAGCTGGGCCTGTTGGCCCAGACCGCCGGCCTGTTGCCCGTCGCCCGTCTGACCTGCAAGCGAAAGGCGCCGGATGCGGCGCTGTTCGTAGGCAGTGGCAAGGCCGATGAAATCCGCATGCTGGCTGATATGCACGGCGCCAAGGAGGTCTGGTTCGACCAGTCCCTGAGTCCGGCACAGCAGCGCAATCTGGAGCGTCATATCCAGATGCCGGTCAACGACCGCACCATGCTGATTCTGGAGATCTTTGCCCAGCGTGCGCGCAGCCACGAAGGCAAGCTGCAGGTGGAGCTTGCCCGTCTGCAGTACATCAGCACGCGCCTGGTGCGCCGCTGGAGCCACTTGGAGCGCCAGGCTGGCGGTATCGGTGGCCGTGGCGGCCCCGGTGAAAAGCAGATGGAGCTGGACCGCCGCATGATTGACGAGTCCATCAAGCGCACCAAGGAGCGTTTGAAGAAAGTCAAAAAGCAGCGCTCCACCCAGCGCCGCCAGCGTGCACGCCGCGATGTGTTCAACATCTCGCTGGTGGGCTACACCAATGCGGGCAAGTCCACGCTGTTCAATGCCATGGTCAAGGCGCGTGCCTATGCGGCAGATCAGCTGTTTGCCACGCTGGATACGACAACACGCCAGATGTATCTGACGGAGGCTGAAGTATCAGTGTCCCTGTCCGATACGGTGGGTTTTATTCGCGACCTGCCTCACGGACTGGTGGATGCATTCCAGGCCACCTTGCAGGAAGCGATTGATGCTGACTTGCTGCTGCATGTCATCGATGCGTCCAATCCCGGATTCCCAGAACAAATCCAACAAGTTCAAAAAGTTCTGGGTGAAATCGGAGCGGACGATGTGCCGCAAATCCTGGTCTTCAACAAATTGGATGCCATCGATCCCGAGCGTCAGCCTGCCGCGCTGCAGGATGTCTACGAGCTCGATGGTGTACAGGTGCCGCGTGTGTTTGTCAGTGCTCGCTCGGGGCAGGGGCTTGCGCAGCTGCGCCAGTTGCTGGCAGAGCGGGTTTTGCAGGCACGAGAGGAGGCTGGTCGTGCAGAGCAGGAGGCGCGGGGCGATGAGTCCTGGATGCCCCCTGAGTCCGACGAACCATACTAG
- a CDS encoding adenylosuccinate synthase has protein sequence MNTSKGRNVVVVGTQWGDEGKGKLVDWLTESANGVVRFQGGHNAGHTLVINGVKTALHLIPSGIMRPGVKCYIGNGVVLSVGKLFEEIEGLEKAGVQVRDRLRVSEACPLILPFHVALDIGREAAREQGGVQKIGTTGKGIGPSYEDKIARRALRVQDLKHPERFATKLRELLNLHNHILVNVLGSKNFDFGAGLAAYMKDGEIQFDAVYEEAMRHAELLKPMIADVSSELNAAHAAGGNLLFEGAQGTLLDVDHGTYPYVTSSNCVAGNAAAGAGVGPGLLHYVLGITKAYCTRVGGGPFPTELEWEKEGTPGYVMSTVGAEKGVTTGRSRRCGWFDAALLKRSAQINGLSGLCITKLDVLDGIEELQLCVGYELDGETIDLLPLGADDIERCKPIYESIPGWTDSTVGVTEYDKLPVNARRYLDRIQEVTGVPIAMVSTSPDRDHTILMHNPYSAE, from the coding sequence ATGAATACATCCAAAGGTCGCAACGTCGTCGTGGTCGGTACCCAATGGGGTGACGAAGGCAAGGGCAAGCTGGTTGACTGGCTGACCGAGAGTGCCAATGGCGTGGTGCGCTTCCAAGGCGGCCACAACGCAGGTCACACTCTGGTCATCAACGGCGTGAAGACCGCGCTGCACCTGATTCCCAGCGGCATCATGCGTCCCGGCGTGAAGTGCTACATCGGCAACGGTGTGGTGCTGTCCGTGGGCAAGCTGTTTGAAGAGATCGAAGGCCTGGAAAAGGCCGGCGTGCAAGTGCGTGACCGTCTGCGCGTGTCCGAAGCCTGCCCGCTGATCCTGCCTTTCCACGTGGCGCTCGATATCGGCCGTGAAGCCGCTCGCGAACAAGGCGGCGTGCAAAAGATCGGCACCACAGGCAAGGGCATTGGTCCTTCCTACGAAGACAAGATCGCTCGCCGCGCACTGCGCGTGCAGGATCTGAAGCACCCCGAGCGCTTCGCTACCAAGCTGCGCGAGCTGCTGAACCTGCACAACCACATTCTGGTCAACGTGCTGGGCTCCAAGAACTTCGACTTCGGCGCCGGTCTGGCAGCCTACATGAAGGACGGCGAGATTCAATTCGACGCCGTGTACGAAGAAGCCATGCGCCACGCCGAGCTGCTCAAGCCCATGATTGCGGATGTGTCCAGCGAACTCAATGCAGCGCACGCCGCCGGCGGCAATCTGCTGTTTGAAGGCGCCCAAGGCACGCTGCTGGACGTGGACCACGGCACCTATCCTTACGTCACATCGTCGAACTGTGTGGCCGGCAATGCTGCCGCCGGTGCTGGCGTGGGTCCAGGCCTGCTGCACTACGTGCTGGGCATCACCAAGGCGTACTGCACTCGCGTGGGCGGCGGTCCTTTCCCTACCGAGCTGGAATGGGAAAAAGAAGGTACGCCTGGCTACGTGATGAGCACCGTGGGTGCCGAGAAGGGCGTGACCACCGGTCGTTCGCGCCGCTGCGGCTGGTTTGACGCTGCGCTGCTCAAGCGTTCGGCGCAGATCAACGGTCTGTCGGGTCTGTGCATCACCAAGCTGGACGTGCTGGACGGCATCGAAGAGCTGCAACTGTGCGTGGGCTACGAGCTGGACGGCGAAACCATCGATCTGCTGCCTCTGGGCGCCGACGACATCGAACGCTGCAAGCCTATCTATGAATCCATCCCCGGCTGGACTGATTCCACCGTGGGCGTGACCGAGTACGATAAGTTGCCCGTCAACGCGCGCCGCTATCTGGATCGCATCCAGGAAGTCACTGGTGTGCCAATCGCCATGGTGTCTACCAGCCCAGACCGTGATCACACCATCCTGATGCACAACCCGTACAGTGCCGAGTAA
- a CDS encoding polysaccharide deacetylase family protein — protein MQRRNFMVAAGVGAWAAQWPLLAGAQTGLPAAAAAKNIAASACSKPVYLTFDTGHMGIAHLVAQVLRKHKVAVTFFAANERTKEGGSSLSDFWAPWWKARADEGHMLASHTYDHMYWVADIRDKASGQVTHFKVRPSAGDKANKSFVVSAAEYCEEIGRAASRLEAMTGHKTLPLYRAPGGKTSPALIAAAEQGGYKQVGWASAGFLGDELPSEKYPNDRLLAQALQNIRSGDILLAHLGIWSRQDPWAPAVLEPLITGLLERGFCFRTLAEHPAYMPWIAQARDHASVKK, from the coding sequence ATGCAAAGACGAAATTTCATGGTTGCCGCCGGTGTCGGTGCATGGGCTGCTCAATGGCCGCTGTTGGCGGGTGCCCAGACGGGATTGCCTGCGGCTGCTGCAGCAAAAAACATAGCTGCCAGCGCATGCAGCAAGCCCGTTTACCTGACTTTTGATACCGGTCATATGGGGATTGCACACTTGGTGGCCCAGGTGCTGCGAAAGCACAAGGTGGCCGTCACCTTCTTTGCCGCCAATGAGCGCACCAAAGAGGGGGGCTCCAGCCTCAGCGATTTCTGGGCACCTTGGTGGAAGGCCAGGGCCGATGAGGGCCACATGCTGGCATCGCATACCTATGACCACATGTACTGGGTGGCGGATATTCGCGATAAGGCAAGCGGGCAGGTTACGCACTTCAAGGTCAGGCCCTCGGCGGGCGACAAGGCCAATAAAAGCTTTGTGGTGTCTGCGGCCGAGTACTGTGAGGAAATCGGCCGGGCGGCCAGCCGTCTGGAAGCCATGACCGGGCACAAGACGCTTCCTCTGTATCGCGCGCCAGGCGGAAAAACCTCTCCCGCCCTGATTGCTGCGGCAGAGCAAGGCGGCTACAAGCAGGTGGGCTGGGCCAGCGCCGGCTTTCTGGGCGATGAGCTGCCCAGCGAAAAATACCCCAATGACCGCCTGCTGGCCCAGGCGCTCCAGAATATTCGCAGCGGCGATATTTTGCTGGCCCATCTGGGCATCTGGTCGCGCCAGGACCCCTGGGCACCGGCGGTGTTGGAGCCGCTGATCACGGGATTGCTGGAGCGGGGTTTTTGTTTTCGGACGCTGGCAGAGCATCCCGCCTATATGCCGTGGATTGCCCAGGCCCGAGACCATGCCTCGGTCAAGAAGTAA
- a CDS encoding DUF2065 family protein → MEWAETLWLALALVLILEGLLPLLAPRQWRQMFTQLMQLRDGQLRFCGLLCIAAGIVALVLL, encoded by the coding sequence ATGGAGTGGGCTGAAACCTTGTGGCTGGCCTTGGCGCTGGTGCTGATTTTGGAAGGGCTGCTGCCTTTGCTGGCGCCGCGCCAGTGGCGGCAGATGTTCACCCAGCTGATGCAGCTGCGCGACGGGCAGCTGCGCTTTTGCGGACTGCTGTGTATCGCAGCGGGCATTGTTGCGCTTGTCCTGCTGTAA
- a CDS encoding phosphoribosyltransferase family protein: MLTEDGKHLYVSYDEYHGLIEKLAIKIHQSGWEFDTILCLARGGLRPGDILSRIFDKPLAIMSTSSYRAEAGTVQGHLDIGRFIATPKGEIAGRVLLVDDLADSGATLKAVIAMLKTNYAPITELRSAVIWTKGVSTFEPDYSVDYLGTNPWIHQPFEGYDSLRPEKLMEKWKV; encoded by the coding sequence ATGCTGACGGAAGACGGTAAGCACCTGTATGTGAGCTACGACGAGTACCACGGTCTCATCGAAAAGCTCGCTATCAAGATTCACCAGTCCGGTTGGGAATTCGATACCATCTTGTGCCTGGCACGTGGTGGTCTGCGCCCCGGCGACATCCTGAGCCGCATTTTCGACAAGCCTTTGGCCATCATGTCGACCAGCTCCTACCGCGCCGAAGCCGGTACGGTGCAGGGTCACCTGGACATCGGTCGTTTCATCGCCACGCCCAAGGGCGAGATCGCTGGCCGCGTGCTGCTGGTCGATGATCTGGCGGATTCGGGCGCCACGCTCAAGGCCGTGATCGCCATGCTCAAGACCAACTACGCGCCTATCACCGAGCTGCGTAGCGCAGTGATCTGGACCAAGGGCGTGTCGACTTTCGAGCCCGACTACTCGGTGGACTATCTGGGTACCAACCCCTGGATTCACCAGCCTTTCGAAGGTTACGACTCTCTGCGTCCTGAAAAGCTGATGGAAAAGTGGAAGGTCTGA
- the der gene encoding ribosome biogenesis GTPase Der, with the protein MKPVIALVGRPNVGKSTLFNRLTKSRDAIVADFAGLTRDRHYGQGRQGSHEYIVIDTGGFEPDASKGIFKEMAKQTQQAVAEADVVVFVLDARAGLSGQDHEIGKYLRRLGKPTVLVANKAEGMKDGVKLSEFYELGLGEVMAVSAAHGQGTRDLVDLALGLLNLPEPEEDELGEEDQKPVRLAVAGRPNAGKSTLINTWLGEERLVAFDMPGTTRDAISVPFERNGQKFELIDTAGLRRKGKVFEAIEKFSVVKTLQAIEEANVVLLLIDATQGVTDQDAHIAGYILESGRAVVLGINKWDAVDDYQRQLLERSIESRLSFLKFAPLHFISAQKRQGIEPLWKSIIQAHRAATCKMPTPVLTRLLMEAVQFQTPKKVGAYRPKMRYAHQGGMNPPVIVVHGNSLEHVTEAYKRFLEGRFRKEFNLVGTPLRIEMKTSHNPYADKD; encoded by the coding sequence ATGAAGCCAGTTATTGCCCTGGTAGGGCGCCCCAATGTGGGCAAGTCGACATTGTTCAATCGGCTCACGAAGTCGAGGGATGCCATCGTCGCTGACTTTGCAGGGCTGACACGCGATCGCCACTATGGTCAAGGCCGTCAGGGCTCGCACGAGTACATCGTCATCGATACCGGCGGTTTCGAGCCCGATGCGTCCAAGGGCATCTTCAAGGAGATGGCCAAGCAGACGCAGCAGGCTGTGGCTGAAGCCGATGTCGTGGTGTTTGTGCTGGATGCGCGTGCCGGCCTGTCCGGCCAGGATCACGAGATTGGCAAATACCTGCGCCGCCTGGGTAAGCCCACGGTGCTGGTGGCCAACAAGGCCGAAGGCATGAAGGACGGCGTCAAGCTCAGCGAGTTCTATGAACTGGGTCTGGGTGAGGTGATGGCCGTTTCTGCGGCCCACGGCCAGGGCACACGCGACCTGGTGGATCTGGCCCTGGGTCTGCTCAATCTTCCCGAGCCCGAGGAAGATGAGCTGGGCGAGGAAGACCAAAAGCCTGTGCGTCTGGCGGTGGCTGGTCGCCCCAATGCCGGCAAGTCCACGCTGATCAACACCTGGCTGGGTGAAGAGCGTCTGGTGGCGTTCGACATGCCGGGCACCACGCGTGATGCGATTTCCGTGCCGTTCGAGCGCAACGGCCAGAAGTTCGAGCTGATCGATACGGCCGGATTGCGCCGCAAGGGCAAGGTGTTTGAAGCCATCGAGAAGTTCTCGGTGGTCAAGACTCTGCAAGCGATTGAAGAAGCCAATGTGGTGCTGCTGCTGATCGATGCCACGCAAGGCGTGACGGATCAGGATGCGCACATTGCCGGCTACATTCTGGAAAGCGGCCGGGCCGTGGTGCTGGGTATCAACAAATGGGATGCCGTGGATGACTACCAGCGCCAGTTGCTGGAGCGCTCCATCGAGTCCCGCCTGTCCTTTTTGAAATTTGCGCCGCTGCACTTCATCTCTGCCCAGAAGCGCCAGGGGATCGAGCCGCTGTGGAAGTCCATTATTCAGGCGCACCGTGCGGCGACCTGCAAGATGCCTACGCCCGTGCTCACCCGCTTGCTCATGGAAGCCGTGCAGTTCCAGACGCCCAAGAAGGTGGGGGCTTACCGTCCCAAGATGCGTTATGCCCACCAGGGCGGCATGAATCCGCCCGTCATCGTGGTTCACGGCAACTCGCTGGAACATGTGACCGAAGCCTACAAGCGGTTCCTGGAAGGGCGCTTCCGCAAGGAATTCAATCTCGTGGGCACGCCGTTGCGCATCGAGATGAAAACCTCTCATAATCCTTACGCCGACAAGGATTAA